CGAATATAAAATGTATTTTTTGTAAGCCTTTTGGCATTTGTCATAAGTGTATCATTTTTATACGGTTGTGTCAAGGGCATTTTATTATCGGTAAAATATAAATTTATAGCCGTTTTTCAGGTCGATATGGGCCGTATGGCTACAGATATAACAAAGAGAAAAAGCTGTTAGAGTTAGATGGGCAAGAGGCAAAAGTTGTTAAGCTTATTTATACAATGTTTCTTTGCGATAAGAGCATCCGTAGCATTACTGAATATCTTACGCGCAAAGGTTACAGAAACAGAAAAGGTAATATTTTTACTACCAAGCTGATTGGCGATATCCTTAAAAACAGAATGTATACCGGAAAGCTTATTTGGAATGTTCATCATTACGATAAGACGCAGAAAACAAAGAAAGGTTACAGATATATTAAGAATCCGCCAGAGAAAATCATAATCGCACAGGGTAAGCATCAACCTATAATTTCAGAAGAAGATTTTGAACTTGTGCAGAAGAAGTTAGCTGAGAGAAGAGTGGAGAGAAAAAAGAAGGCAAGCGATTATCCTTTATCCGGTATTCTTTATTGCGCTAAATGTAATCATAGGTATTTAGGCTTAACCTCTATTTCTAACCACCGTACAGGTGTGAAGAAAAGATGGTACCGTTGCATGGGGCCTTACAGAAGTTTTATCAGATATAAAAACAAAAGTGTCAAAGCGATTGAACTAGAAACAGAAGTTGCAGAGATTTTAGAGACGCTACTTAAAAACGACAAGCTAAAAACAAGCCGATGGATGAACGTGACTGCGCCAAATTTTCCTGTTTTTGTAGAAAGCGCAAAAACTGACCTTGAAAAGGTCAAAAATAGGCTTGAAACTAACCTTAAAAAGCAGTCAAAATTGACCGACGCCTATTTGGAAAATTTGCTGAGCGAAGAATTGTATAAACAGAAGAACGAAAGCCTAAGACAGGAGGATTATTGCTTTACAAGAAGTTAGAGATATTGAAAGGGAGCGCTCAAAAGACTATCTGGGCAGAGTAGAGGAGTTTATTTCCGGCTACGACCCAAACAAAAAAGAGATAGATTCTTTGACTAAAAAGCTAATGCTAAATCTGCTTTTTAAAAACATCAAAATCGTCCGCAAAAAAGTTTTTTCTTTTGAATTTTTTGCCCCCTTTAATTTTTTATTTTTTGAGGAAAAACAAAAATGCCAAATCAAGAACCTAAAAAGAGTTGCAAATTTTTTGCCCCCAAAGTCTTTATCCGGACTTACGGTTGCC
This Elusimicrobiota bacterium DNA region includes the following protein-coding sequences:
- a CDS encoding recombinase family protein; the protein is MLELDGQEAKVVKLIYTMFLCDKSIRSITEYLTRKGYRNRKGNIFTTKLIGDILKNRMYTGKLIWNVHHYDKTQKTKKGYRYIKNPPEKIIIAQGKHQPIISEEDFELVQKKLAERRVERKKKASDYPLSGILYCAKCNHRYLGLTSISNHRTGVKKRWYRCMGPYRSFIRYKNKSVKAIELETEVAEILETLLKNDKLKTSRWMNVTAPNFPVFVESAKTDLEKVKNRLETNLKKQSKLTDAYLENLLSEELYKQKNESLRQEDYCFTRS